A window of the Bacillus sp. A301a_S52 genome harbors these coding sequences:
- a CDS encoding sugar ABC transporter permease — protein MSELINKQNSTMSKKRRKISKDESSLWWMYIPALTAVSLFIIYPFLNGIQISFTDWDGFSQDSNWIGLDQYKRLFSDPLTWLVVRNTLLYGVGSTFLQLTIGLLYALLLNRSIKFKALTRTIIYLPVIISPLIMGYIWVFFFAYQGGALNDVIMWLGFDPVNALGNPSVNPWIIVLVNTYQFVGISMIIYLAGLQGISKDYYEAADIDGASAFQQFKKITLPLLMPSITINVVLNLIGGLKLFDVIVSLTGGGPGNASQSMSTFMYTLYFRREDAGYAATQGVLMTFMILAISLIALIYFKRKEVEA, from the coding sequence ATGAGTGAGCTCATAAACAAACAAAATTCTACAATGTCTAAGAAAAGAAGAAAAATTTCCAAGGATGAATCCTCTCTCTGGTGGATGTATATACCAGCACTTACTGCTGTTTCCCTTTTTATCATATATCCATTCCTTAATGGCATACAAATATCATTTACAGATTGGGACGGATTCTCTCAGGACTCAAATTGGATTGGTTTAGATCAATACAAGAGATTATTTTCGGACCCGCTGACGTGGTTAGTCGTAAGAAATACACTTTTATATGGTGTAGGAAGTACCTTCTTACAATTAACAATAGGGCTTTTATATGCGTTACTTTTGAACCGAAGTATTAAGTTTAAAGCGTTAACACGAACGATTATATATTTACCTGTTATTATTAGCCCATTAATTATGGGTTACATTTGGGTATTCTTTTTTGCTTATCAAGGTGGAGCATTAAATGATGTCATCATGTGGCTTGGTTTTGATCCTGTTAATGCGTTAGGTAATCCAAGTGTAAATCCGTGGATCATCGTATTAGTGAATACGTATCAATTTGTAGGGATTTCCATGATTATTTATTTAGCAGGGTTACAGGGGATCTCTAAGGATTATTATGAAGCAGCAGATATTGATGGGGCATCAGCATTTCAGCAATTCAAGAAAATTACGCTTCCTTTATTGATGCCTTCAATTACAATTAACGTCGTTTTAAACTTAATCGGCGGATTAAAGCTCTTCGATGTTATCGTTTCTCTTACTGGGGGAGGGCCAGGTAATGCATCCCAGTCTATGTCCACCTTTATGTATACGCTGTACTTTAGAAGAGAAGATGCAGGATATGCGGCGACACAAGGGGTTTTAATGACATTTATGATTTTAGCCATTAGTTTGATTGCGCTTATATACTTTAAGAGAAAAGAGGTTGAGGCATAG
- a CDS encoding carbohydrate ABC transporter substrate-binding protein, whose translation MKTFSKVLAVPLTMVLLTACGNGDNANGDSENVTLSLYLTLTEETAVNAVEEVIDEFEDEYPHISIDANFPADAYEDSIRVRMASNDLPDLFDTHGWAKNRYGDYVADLSDMEWVENFDESMEPLLKDEDGKVYAFPLNQANDGIMYNATMLEELGIELPETVDEWIEAMETIRDETDNDVSPLWIPGNDPYAIGQILDQFSTPLLVTDEDNNYEEELLDGTFDWSNYTLLPETMMEIKEKDLMNVDALTASPSQRAQLMAQNLIGFTFADGAFGRDVYELNPDIQVGTMPMPAFYEGDEPSWIGGERHTMAASNNSENLEEAKLFIEFMARPDNARKVAEGTTLPAGINGVDADNYYAEYYEKWSHIDIQPYFDRVYLPGGMWDVYATTGSDLIAESITPEEVSEIMEAEYHRLRRENNEDDEEETN comes from the coding sequence ATGAAAACGTTTTCCAAAGTGCTGGCTGTTCCTTTAACGATGGTTTTGTTGACTGCTTGTGGTAATGGAGATAATGCTAATGGAGACTCTGAGAATGTCACGTTATCCCTTTACTTAACACTTACAGAAGAGACGGCAGTGAATGCTGTTGAAGAAGTTATTGACGAATTTGAAGACGAATACCCTCATATTTCTATTGATGCTAATTTCCCAGCAGACGCGTATGAAGATTCTATTCGCGTTCGAATGGCTTCTAATGACTTACCTGATTTATTTGATACACACGGCTGGGCTAAAAATCGCTATGGTGATTATGTGGCTGATTTAAGTGATATGGAATGGGTGGAAAACTTTGACGAGTCAATGGAACCTCTATTAAAAGATGAGGATGGGAAAGTATACGCCTTTCCGTTAAATCAAGCAAACGACGGTATTATGTATAACGCAACAATGTTGGAGGAATTAGGTATTGAATTACCTGAAACAGTTGACGAGTGGATAGAGGCGATGGAGACGATTCGTGATGAAACAGATAATGACGTTTCACCATTGTGGATTCCTGGAAATGATCCGTATGCGATCGGACAAATTTTGGATCAATTCTCAACGCCTTTATTAGTCACAGATGAGGATAATAATTATGAAGAAGAATTGCTAGACGGCACATTTGATTGGTCAAATTACACATTACTTCCTGAAACAATGATGGAGATTAAAGAAAAAGATTTAATGAATGTGGACGCATTAACGGCAAGTCCTTCTCAAAGAGCACAATTGATGGCGCAAAACTTAATTGGTTTTACATTTGCAGACGGAGCCTTTGGAAGAGATGTCTATGAACTAAATCCAGACATCCAGGTAGGAACGATGCCGATGCCTGCGTTTTATGAAGGAGACGAGCCTAGCTGGATCGGGGGAGAGCGTCATACGATGGCGGCCTCTAATAACTCAGAAAATCTTGAAGAAGCCAAACTATTTATTGAATTTATGGCTCGCCCTGATAATGCAAGAAAAGTGGCAGAAGGGACGACACTTCCAGCAGGTATCAATGGAGTAGATGCAGATAATTACTACGCTGAATACTACGAAAAATGGTCTCACATTGATATCCAGCCTTACTTTGATAGAGTTTATCTTCCTGGCGGCATGTGGGATGTTTACGCAACAACTGGGTCAGACCTTATAGCTGAATCAATTACACCAGAAGAAGTGTCCGAAATAATGGAGGCTGAATATCATCGTCTAAGAAGAGAAAATAATGAGGACGATGAAGAGGAAACTAATTAG
- a CDS encoding LacI family DNA-binding transcriptional regulator, with translation MGGHDVVTIKDIAKHADVSIATVSRVLNNDKNLSVAQETRERIMSIASELNYTPVRQRPQTKNKKPPVNEVEIGIVMWCSEEYEWEDTYFLSIRRGIENECNKRGISVNKIVHLGNASNMQIGNIDGLIVVGETDEATEVKMREKINKNMVFVNDSPDSETFDSVVLDYEQATQKALAHLLALGHTEIGFIGGNGINHTTDKKQKEDPRKIYYQKILKEKNLFNPDYIYEVRDYFMSNGYEAMKKALKHEKLPTAFFIASDAMAIGAIRALHEVNIQVPEDISLVSFNDIDMAGFVKPSLTTIKIYTEEMGKMAVKLLLDRLAGREVPMKVVVPSNLIIRESSAEKSEKKR, from the coding sequence ATGGGAGGTCACGATGTGGTTACGATAAAAGATATTGCGAAACATGCAGATGTTTCGATAGCTACAGTATCAAGAGTCCTTAATAATGATAAGAACCTTTCCGTAGCCCAAGAAACACGGGAACGGATTATGAGTATAGCTAGTGAATTAAATTATACCCCTGTCAGACAGAGGCCACAAACGAAGAATAAAAAACCGCCAGTTAATGAAGTGGAGATTGGGATTGTGATGTGGTGTTCGGAAGAGTATGAATGGGAAGACACATACTTTTTATCGATCCGCAGAGGAATAGAGAATGAATGTAATAAAAGGGGTATTTCAGTTAACAAGATAGTACATTTAGGCAATGCTAGCAATATGCAAATTGGCAATATTGATGGGTTGATAGTGGTTGGAGAAACAGATGAAGCTACAGAAGTAAAAATGAGAGAAAAAATTAATAAAAATATGGTATTTGTAAATGACTCGCCAGATTCTGAAACCTTTGACTCGGTTGTATTAGATTATGAACAAGCCACACAAAAAGCGTTGGCTCATTTATTAGCACTAGGTCATACTGAAATTGGCTTTATCGGCGGAAACGGGATTAATCATACTACTGACAAAAAACAGAAGGAAGACCCGAGAAAGATATACTATCAAAAGATTTTAAAAGAAAAGAATTTGTTTAATCCGGACTATATTTATGAAGTTCGCGATTATTTTATGAGCAACGGGTATGAAGCGATGAAAAAGGCGTTGAAGCATGAAAAACTACCTACCGCTTTTTTTATCGCAAGCGATGCCATGGCAATAGGAGCTATTAGAGCATTACATGAAGTAAATATTCAAGTACCAGAAGATATTAGTCTAGTTAGTTTTAACGATATTGATATGGCGGGTTTTGTTAAACCATCTTTAACAACTATCAAAATATACACGGAGGAGATGGGTAAAATGGCTGTAAAACTCCTGCTAGATCGATTAGCTGGGCGCGAGGTACCAATGAAAGTAGTTGTTCCATCAAATCTAATTATAAGGGAAAGCTCTGCGGAAAAAAGTGAGAAGAAACGTTAA
- a CDS encoding helix-turn-helix transcriptional regulator, producing the protein MLSLDNWSETKKETIAFRQSGRFETVVDLDVIGLEKRVSTEYRWHGLERKRGNSFVFQYTLSGEGAIDIHGSTFKLTPRKAFMVEIPGKHCYYLPDHSHKWEFIFITLNGVAAKACWDRLSQRYGPILDIPLESRVIQKVFDIYIGATEKVFEDAYMSSAEAYAFLMECYRLLQPVKATSPFPESMNDALNFIHQHYHEDITIEDIADAAYVSKYYLIKIFQKTLNTTPAQYVTNVRIEKAIELLVNTEFTIRIISEKIGFSNDNYFNKVFKKVVGIPPGEFRKNKHPVPFERIVIH; encoded by the coding sequence ATGTTGTCACTGGATAATTGGAGCGAGACAAAAAAAGAGACCATTGCCTTTAGACAAAGTGGCCGCTTTGAAACAGTCGTTGACCTTGATGTCATAGGGTTGGAAAAAAGAGTATCGACGGAGTATAGGTGGCATGGTCTTGAGAGAAAAAGAGGAAATTCATTTGTTTTTCAATATACTCTATCTGGAGAAGGGGCTATCGACATTCATGGATCAACCTTCAAGCTTACTCCACGGAAGGCTTTCATGGTTGAGATACCAGGAAAACATTGTTACTATCTTCCAGACCACAGTCATAAATGGGAATTTATTTTTATAACTTTAAATGGTGTGGCGGCAAAAGCATGCTGGGATCGTCTTTCGCAAAGATATGGTCCTATTCTAGATATTCCTTTAGAATCGCGTGTCATTCAAAAAGTGTTCGATATATATATTGGTGCAACGGAAAAGGTTTTCGAAGATGCTTACATGTCTTCAGCCGAAGCTTACGCATTTTTAATGGAATGCTATCGATTGCTACAGCCGGTTAAAGCAACATCACCTTTTCCAGAGAGCATGAATGATGCGTTAAATTTTATTCACCAACATTATCACGAGGACATAACGATCGAGGATATTGCCGATGCTGCCTATGTATCAAAGTACTACTTAATCAAAATATTCCAAAAGACATTAAACACTACTCCGGCCCAATACGTCACCAACGTGCGTATTGAAAAAGCGATAGAACTCTTGGTGAATACGGAATTTACAATTAGAATAATTTCAGAAAAAATAGGGTTTTCTAATGATAATTATTTCAACAAAGTATTTAAAAAAGTAGTCGGTATTCCTCCTGGGGAGTTTCGTAAAAATAAGCACCCTGTACCGTTTGAACGGATTGTAATTCATTAG
- a CDS encoding alpha-glucosidase/alpha-galactosidase yields the protein MPKITFIGAGSTIFAKNVLGDCMFVEALNGSEFALHDIDEKRLKESEQMLKHLANKYNKTIRIVSYLNRKDALSGANYVINAIQVGGYKPSTVIDFEIPKKYGLRQTIGDTVGIGGIFRTLRTIPVMLAIANDMEEVCPDAWLLNYTNPMATLTGFMLKYTSIKTIGLCHSVQVCTKELFERLDMDHEGVEEKIAGINHMAWLLEVKKDGMDLYPEIKKRAQEKQLEKHDDMVRFELMDKFGYYITESSEHNAEYHPYFIKSQYPELIEQFNIPLDEYPRRCVNQINGWEKMRENIVHNSELSHDRSHEYGSRIIEAMETNIPFKFGGNVLNTGGIISNLPTNACIEVPCVADRNGIMPCYIGELPEQLAALNRTNINTQLLTIKAATTLDKRHIYQAAMLDPHTSAELSLADITAMCDDLIEAHGTHLPVYH from the coding sequence ATGCCAAAAATAACATTTATCGGGGCAGGGAGTACTATTTTTGCCAAAAATGTCCTTGGAGACTGCATGTTTGTTGAGGCACTAAACGGGTCAGAATTTGCTTTACATGATATCGATGAAAAACGTTTAAAAGAATCTGAACAAATGCTAAAACATTTAGCGAACAAATATAACAAAACGATTCGAATTGTTTCATATTTAAACAGAAAAGACGCTTTATCAGGTGCCAACTATGTCATTAATGCGATCCAAGTTGGTGGTTATAAACCGAGTACTGTCATTGATTTTGAGATTCCTAAGAAATATGGCCTACGCCAAACTATTGGGGATACTGTGGGTATCGGCGGTATATTTAGAACATTACGAACGATTCCAGTCATGCTTGCTATTGCAAACGACATGGAAGAGGTCTGTCCTGACGCTTGGCTTTTAAACTATACAAACCCAATGGCCACTTTGACTGGTTTTATGCTCAAATATACATCTATCAAAACCATCGGCCTCTGCCACAGTGTTCAGGTCTGTACCAAGGAGTTATTCGAAAGGTTAGATATGGATCATGAAGGGGTTGAGGAAAAAATTGCTGGTATCAATCATATGGCGTGGCTACTAGAAGTGAAAAAAGACGGTATGGACTTGTACCCGGAAATTAAAAAGCGTGCTCAGGAAAAACAGTTGGAAAAGCACGATGATATGGTTCGATTCGAACTAATGGATAAATTCGGTTACTATATTACCGAATCATCTGAGCATAATGCTGAATATCATCCTTATTTCATAAAAAGTCAGTATCCAGAACTCATTGAGCAATTTAACATCCCATTAGATGAATATCCAAGACGTTGTGTCAATCAAATAAATGGTTGGGAAAAAATGCGGGAAAACATTGTCCATAATTCCGAATTAAGTCATGATCGCAGTCACGAGTACGGCTCTCGAATTATCGAAGCAATGGAGACAAATATACCGTTCAAATTCGGCGGTAATGTATTAAATACGGGTGGAATAATTTCTAATTTACCTACAAACGCGTGTATTGAGGTACCGTGTGTAGCCGACCGTAATGGTATTATGCCTTGCTATATTGGCGAATTACCAGAGCAATTAGCTGCTCTCAACCGAACAAATATAAATACACAACTATTGACGATTAAAGCAGCTACTACTCTCGACAAACGTCATATCTATCAAGCTGCTATGCTTGATCCACATACGAGTGCAGAACTCTCTCTCGCCGATATTACAGCTATGTGTGATGATTTAATCGAAGCTCATGGTACACACCTACCTGTTTATCATTAA
- a CDS encoding methyl-accepting chemotaxis protein, with protein sequence MKNMKILTKFHLLMFITIISLSVIVLGVTFLSVKSGIESFAADKAQSDLDLTYNYVNEKYEGEWREQNGELYKGDHRINEDYDLADELAEMTGGLITIFHDRQPISTNLIIADERAVSVAAEGEVTERVLEDGENYGGEADILGVDMQTAYRPILAEDGSIIGMWFTATSQESINTIMSDILLQVGLIIVVIVILMTALLMFFTKQIKGRITVILDNLKLAGEGDFRSHHDDNRRDELGEISTGFNIMKENLSELLQDVTLASEQLASSSEELTATSEHSAKAAEEVAKTIDDISRGASLQAADTEKGAGEVNELGKLIIQDQHYLDNLNQIAEEVTSLKDEGLALVNDLVDKTTTNNDVADQIHDIITETNKNTEQIENASGMIQNISEQTNLLALNASIEAARAGEAGKGFSVVADEIRKLAEQSNRFSEEITSIIHKLAEKTMHAVDKMSESKEVSRRQTESVTATSGTFEGVATAIESMKVTLAQLNESGNSMDMKKEEIITVIENLSAISQQNAASTQQMSAAVEEQTAAMEEIAGSSESLAHLAEDLQTKASKFTY encoded by the coding sequence ATGAAAAATATGAAAATATTAACTAAATTTCACTTACTAATGTTCATCACGATCATTAGTCTATCAGTCATTGTCTTAGGGGTGACTTTTTTATCAGTAAAAAGTGGTATTGAGAGCTTTGCAGCAGATAAAGCACAATCAGACTTGGACTTAACCTACAATTATGTTAATGAAAAGTATGAGGGAGAGTGGCGTGAACAAAACGGAGAGCTATATAAAGGTGACCATCGTATTAATGAGGACTATGATTTAGCTGACGAATTGGCAGAGATGACCGGAGGACTTATTACTATTTTCCATGACCGCCAACCGATTTCGACTAATCTCATTATTGCGGATGAACGTGCAGTTTCCGTGGCGGCGGAAGGTGAAGTGACCGAACGTGTACTTGAAGATGGTGAAAACTATGGTGGTGAAGCAGACATTCTTGGAGTCGACATGCAAACAGCTTATCGACCTATTTTGGCTGAGGATGGCAGTATTATCGGCATGTGGTTTACGGCCACATCTCAAGAAAGTATTAATACGATCATGTCAGATATTTTACTTCAAGTAGGTCTTATCATTGTTGTGATAGTAATCTTAATGACAGCTTTACTGATGTTTTTCACGAAACAAATAAAAGGAAGAATTACAGTCATTTTAGACAACTTAAAATTAGCAGGTGAAGGGGACTTTCGTAGTCATCATGATGATAATCGCCGTGATGAATTAGGGGAAATCTCAACCGGATTTAATATTATGAAAGAAAATTTATCAGAGTTATTACAGGATGTGACGTTGGCTTCTGAACAATTGGCTTCTTCATCAGAAGAGCTTACGGCTACGAGTGAACATTCTGCTAAAGCGGCTGAAGAAGTAGCAAAAACGATCGATGACATTTCACGAGGTGCCTCACTCCAAGCGGCCGATACAGAAAAAGGTGCAGGGGAAGTAAATGAACTAGGTAAACTGATTATTCAAGACCAGCATTACCTCGACAATCTCAATCAAATTGCCGAAGAGGTAACGAGTCTAAAAGATGAAGGATTGGCACTTGTAAATGATCTGGTAGATAAAACAACCACGAATAACGATGTGGCAGATCAAATTCATGATATTATAACGGAAACAAATAAAAATACTGAACAAATTGAAAATGCTAGTGGCATGATTCAAAATATTTCTGAACAGACAAACTTATTAGCTTTGAATGCTTCAATCGAAGCAGCACGAGCGGGAGAAGCAGGTAAAGGGTTTTCTGTTGTAGCGGATGAGATACGAAAACTTGCGGAACAATCCAATAGGTTTTCTGAAGAAATTACATCTATTATCCATAAATTAGCGGAAAAAACGATGCATGCAGTTGATAAAATGAGCGAGTCAAAAGAAGTATCACGGCGTCAAACAGAAAGTGTTACAGCTACAAGTGGCACTTTTGAGGGAGTGGCCACAGCCATAGAAAGTATGAAAGTAACGTTAGCGCAGCTAAACGAATCAGGAAACAGTATGGATATGAAGAAAGAGGAAATTATTACGGTGATCGAGAATCTATCAGCTATTTCTCAGCAAAATGCAGCCAGTACACAACAAATGTCTGCTGCTGTAGAAGAGCAGACAGCAGCAATGGAAGAAATTGCAGGTTCTAGTGAATCATTAGCTCATCTAGCTGAGGATTTGCAGACTAAAGCAAGCAAATTCACTTATTAA